Proteins encoded together in one Quercus lobata isolate SW786 chromosome 3, ValleyOak3.0 Primary Assembly, whole genome shotgun sequence window:
- the LOC115980826 gene encoding probable RNA-dependent RNA polymerase 1, with amino-acid sequence MYNIALHLGYQTSRESFSVLWKQENVFVEFDSKKRNLYFHFPYLSEKYKLEISYENIWQIQHHQPRGQAEKFLLIQLLGAPRIYVKDHTRHWVREVDFTPSCCIGQSSALCLEVPQKEQIPKFHGDFVSYKKNEGPFVLKRGSTLSCNSGLVPIVSPPEGFDLPYKILFKINSLIQHGCLPGQEIDANFYRLVDPKRISIVEYIESALDKLSNVKECCFEPASWVEDQYKKYASSKRLPKPTAKSLDDGFVYVHRVLITPSKVYFCGPEVNLSNRVLRNYHEYIDDFLRVSFVDEDWDILHATVLSSCASSAKGERRTGIYDRILSILRNGIVIGAKKFEFLAYSNSQLRENSVWMFASRTGLTASDIREWMGDFREIRNVAKYASRLGQSFGSSRETVSISRQEVENIPDVEVVRNGIPYCFSDGIGKISAELAREVATKCGLENSVPSAFQIRYGGYKGVVAVDPTSSKKLSLRKSMCKYKSKNRKLDVLEWSRYRPCFLNRQIITLLSTLGVKDRVFEKKQKEAIDQLDAMLTDPLSSQEALELIFPGERTKVLKEMLLCGYQPDTEPFLSMMLETLRASKLIELRLKSRIFIPNGRCMMGCLDETGTLEYGEVFVQISRSSRQLSNGFSDMFRTSNSNPNNLIFEGKVVVAKNPCLHPGDVRVLKAVDVPALHHLTDCVVFPQKGKRPHPNECSGSDLDGDLYFVCWDPDLIPPRQIQPMEYIGAKTMPVDHDVTIEEVQEYFVNYILNDRLGIIDNAHIVFADSELRRAMSPECIELAQLHSIAVDSPKSGVVAKIPHYLRVKKYPDFMEKSDKRTYKSERVIGKLFREVKDLASLTSPMTPFTSEVAKQCYDPDMEVDGFKDYISDAFYYKREYDRKLVSLMDYYGIETEAEILSGHILTMSKSFGKRRDMEQINYSVMALRKEAKSWFNKGSESDSDTDIVNTKAKAKASAWYYVTYHHSYWGRCNVGMDGAHFLSFPWCVSDKLIQIKKDKMSNIIA; translated from the exons ATGTATAATATAGCATTGCACCTTGGTTATCAGACTTCAAGGGAAAGTTTTTCTGTGCTCTGGAAACAGGAAAATGTTTTTGTCGAATTTGACTCGAAGAAGAGAAATTTGTACTTCCATTTCCCTTATCTTTCTGAAAAGTACAAGCTTGAAATCTCTTACGAGAACATTTGGCAGATTCAGCACCATCAACCACGTGGTCAAGCTGAAAAGTTTCTTCTCATTCAG TTACTTGGAGCTCCTCGGATTTATGTGAAAGATCATACTCGTCATTGGGTCCGAGAAGTTGATTTCACTCCGTCGTGCTGCATTGGCCAATCTTCTGCTCTATGTTTGGAGGTTCCACAGAAGGAACAGATTCCAAAATTTCATGGAGATTTTGTGTcttataagaaaaatgaaggCCCTTTTGTTTTGAAGCGAGGTTCTACTCTCTCTTGCAACTCCGGACTAGTCCCTATTGTGAGTCCTCCAGAAGGCTTTGACTTGCCTTATAAAATCTTGTTTAAGATCAACTCTTTAATTCAGCATGGTTGTCTTCCTGGCCAAGAAATTGATGCCAATTTTTATCGGTTGGTCGATCCTAAGAGAATATCAATTGTTGAGTACATAGAAAGTGCCTTGGACAAACTGTCTAATGTGAAAGAATGCTGCTTTGAACCTGCAAGCTGGGTGGAGGATCAGTATAAGAAATATGCCAGTTCGAAGCGACTTCCCAAACCTACTGCTAAGTCTTTAGATGATGGGTTTGTATATGTACACAGGGTTTTAATAACTCCATCTAAAGTATATTTCTGTGGTCCAGAGGTGAATCTCTCCAATCGTGTGTTACGCAATTATCATGAGTATATTGATGACTTTCTTCGTGTTTCGTTTGTTGATGAGGACTGGGATATACTGCACGCAACAGTTTTATCATCGTGTGCATCTTCGGCAAAAGGGGAGAGGCGAACTGGCATTTATGACAGGATACTGTCCATTTTACGAAATGGCATAGTTATTGGTGCTAAGAAGTTTGAGTTTCTTGCCTATTCAAACAGTCAATTACGAGAAAATTCTGTTTGGATGTTTGCTTCAAGAACTGGCCTGACTGCATCAGATATCAGAGAGTGGATGGGTGATTTTCGCGAGATTAGGAATGTGGCAAAATATGCTTCCAGATTGGGTCAATCTTTCGGCTCTTCAAGAGAAACAGTGAGCATTAGTAGGCAGGAAGTTGAAAATATTCCTGATGTAGAAGTTGTAAGGAATGGAATCCCATACTGTTTCTCTGATGGTATAGGCAAGATATCTGCAGAATTGGCTAGAGAGGTGGCTACAAAATGTGGCCTAGAAAATTCTGTTCCATCCGCATTTCAAATTCGATATGGTGGGTACAAAGGTGTCGTGGCAGTTGATCCAACTTCTTCAAAGAAGTTGTCATTGAGAAAGAGCATGTGTAAGTACAAatcaaaaaacagaaaactaGATGTCTTGGAATGGAGTAGGTATCGACCTTGTTTTCTTAATCGTCAGATAATCACTCTATTGTCCACCCTCGGGGTTAAGGATCGAGTTTTtgaaaagaagcaaaaggagGCTATAGATCAACTAGATGCCATGTTAACAGATCCGTTGAGCTCACAGGAAGCATTGGAATTGATATTCCCAGGAGAGAGGACAAAGGTTCTAAAGGAAATGCTTTTGTGTGGTTATCAGCCTGATACAGAACCATTTCTTTCAATGATGCTAGAAACACTTCGTGCATCTAAGTTGATAGAATTACGGCTCAAAAGTAGGATATTTATTCCAAATGGAAGATGTATGATGGGATGTCTAGATGAGACCGGGACATTGGAATATGGTGAAGTATTTGTCCAAATTTCTCGCTCTAGTAGGCAGCTCTCTAATGGTTTCTCCGATATGTTTCGCACTAGCAACTCAAACCcgaacaatttaatttttgagggtAAGGTAGTTGTTGCTAAAAACCCATGTCTACATCCGGGAGATGTGCGTGTTCTAAAGGCTGTTGATGTGCCGGCTTTGCACCACCTGACAGATTGTGTTGTTTTTCCCCAGAAGGGCAAAAG ACCTCATCCGAACGAATGCTCTGGGAGTGACTTGGATGGAGATCTATATTTCGTCTGTTGGGACCCTGATCTTATTCCTCCTCGACAAATTCAACCAATGGAGTATATCGGAGCAAAAACTATGCCAGTTGATCATGATGTTACAATAGAA GAAGTTCAAGAGTATTTTGTCAACTACATACTCAACGACCGTCTGGGAATCATCGATAATGCCCACATTGTCTTTGCAGATAGTGAGCTCCGTAGGGCAATGAGTCCTGAATGTATTGAGCTTGCACAACTACACTCAATTGCTGTTGACTCCCCAAAAAGTGGTGTTGTTGCCAAAATTCCCCATTATTTGCGTGTTAAGAAATATCCAGATTTCATGGAAAAGTCTGATAAACGCACCTACAAATCAGAACGTGTGATTGGAAAGCTTTTTCGAGAGGTGAAAGACCTTGCATCGCTCACGAGCCCTATGACACCCTTCACCTCAGAAGTAGCAAAGCAGTGTTATGATCCTGACATGGAAGTAGACGGCTTCAAGGACTACATCAGTGATGCTTTCTATTACAAAAGGGAGTATGATCGCAAGTTGGTGAGTTTGATGGATTATTATGGGATCGAAACTGAAGCTGAAATACTCAGCGGGCACATATTGACAATGTCAAAATCTTTTGGAAAGAGGAGGGATATGGAACAGATTAATTATTCTGTAATGGCACTAAGAAAGGAAGCAAAGAGCTGGTTCAACAAGGGAAGTGAGTCAGATTCTGACACTGATATTGTTAatacaaaagcaaaagcaaaagcgtCGGCTTGGTACTACGTTACATATCACCACAGCTATTGGGGTCGCTGCAATGTGGGAATGGATGGAGCTCATTTCCTCAGTTTTCCATGGTGTGTCTCTGACAAGCTTATCCAGATCAAGAAGGACAAAATGAGTAACATAATAGCTTGA